The Podarcis raffonei isolate rPodRaf1 chromosome 7, rPodRaf1.pri, whole genome shotgun sequence nucleotide sequence CAATAAGATTGGAATAAGAATAGAATAAGAGCAGCAAGAATAGAACCCAATAAATGCAAAACATAGAAGAATACAaactaaacaacagcagctgAAAACAAATAAAGACAAACTAAAGACAAATGTAAACCTTTTAAAATGTCCAGACAATCAGAAAACCTTAATCTGGCCCCAAAAACATTGTAATGTCAGAAACAGATGATTAATAGAAAGGAAATTGttgatgtggtgtagtggttaagagcactggactcgtaatctggggaaccgggttcatgtctccgcttctccacatgcagctgctgggtgaccttgggctagtcacacttctctgaagtctctcagccccactcagctcacagagtgtttgttgtgggggaggaagggaaaggagaatgttagccgctttgagactccttcgggtagtgataaagtgggatatcaaatccaaactcttcttcatccaagtcatttataaagatattGAACAACATCATTCTCAGGACATAACCCTTTATCATTCCGTTggcattttgtttttctattgtaTCTTTCTGAGTTCCTCAGAAAGTATATGAGAGAgatgttttaaaattaaataatatgCAGATGGCAATGCTACCTTATAAACATAGAAacaattctgttttttctttctcttttaaattgAAATTGTATTTCTTTCTATGAAGATTACCCTGAAGGCAACAATTCAAGTGATAACCTTGCACAAACTGTGATGTACCTTCCAGAAAATTTCACTTACTCTCCTAGCCAACCTTGTCCGGAAAAGTTGCCCTACATGAGTAAGTTCACCTTGACATATGATCTGTTTTACTACAAATTGCTTTGAAATAGTCTCCTTCAATAAAGTGTATTAAAATTATTTCCTAGATGAGTATGGATATAATTTATATTAAAACTATTTCTTAGATGAATATGGATATAATTTATATAACTAGAATCCTCAAAGTAGAAGAAAAACAggttagatttatttatttttaataatgaaaACTGTTTAGTAGAAAAATAAGTTTTGGAAGTTCATACCACAGTTCAGAGCTGGCTACGAGAATTCATTTTTTGAAAGCAGTGCATTCAGGTGCAGTGTTCTTTTCAGTTAGAGGATTCTGTCATCTTGCAGGAGAGAACTTTTACCCATTGCTGCAATTAAccacaatttattttattaattaataaaaatatttataaaccactatTCATGAAAAatatcagagtggtttacaaaagttATACGTACAGAAGGCCATACAGTGAAAACCAtatgatttcattttttttaatcagaaaTCAGCTAATTATTATGGAAATTGCCTGATGGAATAGAAAGGTTTTCAGCCCACCTTTCAAAATTGAAACATTCTGAAATAGAATGATCCTGTTGAATCTCTattggaagagtgttccacaagACTGGGCCGATGACACTAATAGCTTGAACTCAAATGGGGACTGcaaaggaagagccctgctgtaaGGGGGTTGCAGTTGGTGGCAATAAGCTTTCGGAAGCTCTGGGGTGGATCCAATTCTAGCAGGGCTTGCATTTGCTGCCAAACATTAGAAATGTCAAAGAAAAATAAGGAGTGCTCTTAAAggctcccaattgttccttttgtAGCTGCatttttacctgccccacacttaATTTGGCCCGTATTTCAGACGTTCCCCATGCCTGACCTATGGAGTTTATATATTTTAGTTTTATCACAGTAGTGTTCTATTTTAAGTGATAATTATTAATAACTTcaggttggttttttaaattcaCATTAATACTTCATTCTTTTCACAACTTAGGAGGCTTTATTGATGTCAATATGAGTGAAATTGGTTTGGATGAAATTCAGAAGATATTTTCAAAAGATTTAGACATTGAACCAGGTGGTCATTGGAGGCCCAAGGACTGTAAACCACGGTGGAAGGTGAGGTGAAGGTGAAGATGATATTTTATTAACATCTAAAAATACTTCTTAAATGTTTCAGTCTATGTGAAGCATGATCTAATAAAGCTAGGTGATTTTCTCAGTCTTGACATGGTTTTTCTTTTGCAATACTGGAATACATCTTCAGAATGATATAGAATGTATATgttatgtatatgtataatttgTGTTTTTCAGACCAGAAGCTGACATTGAACTGTAGTTTAAAAGTAATACTGTATGTATGATAGATGCAGGGTAACAAATGCACACATACTTATACACACTTACTCATTGTATTTGAAGGTTGCAATACTCATTCCTTTTCGGAATCGCCATGAACATCTTCCAATATTTTTCCGACACCTGATACCAGTGTTACAAAACCAAAGGCTGGAATTTGCTTTTTATGTTGTTGAACAGGTGAGCGGCTTTATATTTGTTTTAGAATGAATTCAAATATATTATTGTAAATAATGCATTGTATCTATGTTAATCATGGTTtccaaggtggaatctacacacatataaaaaacgctatgaaaatgcttttttaaaataaatgttttgaaaaatacattgaattttgcatagctcactgtcaccatctagtgtcagatttgtatattgcactttacaacacatttaaaacgttttatttgcagctgtgtaactGAGTCccggctggcgctgtggtctaaaccactgagcctagggcttgccgatcggagtgctgtgacgggttgagctctcattgctcggtcccagcgcctgccaacctagcagttcgaaagcacgtcaaagtgcaagtagataaataggtaccactccggtgggaaggtaaacggcgtttcagtgctctgctctggtttcgccagatgtggcttagtcatgctggccacatgacccagaaaaactctctgtgaacaaatgccagctccctcggccagtaaagtgagatgagcgccgcaaccagagTTGTTcgagactggacttaactgtcaggggtcctttacctttaccttttagctgaGTCCCAAGAAATAATACTCTTGCAAGGTTTGGGCAAAATCCCTTAAAATGTTTCCTTTAATCAGGTGAATTAAAAACTAATTCTTTTGCTTCAAAATATTGTCTCTTAGTTTATATAATTTTAACTGTGGCATTGCATATCTGGTTTTGTGGGTTGTTCCAAATCAGCTGTGATCaatcagtcagtagagcatgagtctctctcagggtcatgggttccagatcggcattgggcaaaagattcctgcattgcagtggggttggactagatgacccttgtggtccctttcaactctacaattttatgattataTCATACTATGACTTTAACAATGTTTCTGCTACTCTGCTGTTAGAAGGAATGTagccaggggtgtcaacttgattAAAATATTTGGGCGGGGGTCCcgggtaagccctgccctgcccaatcaatcacatgacatgtcacacacaccattcaaatggcaatgcccatcagctttggggGGCCTGGacttctcaaatattttatgggagggGGATGTTTGCTATGAAGTAGCAAACGTTATATATTAAGAAAACTTTTTATGTTAAAGTTTTGTATATATCTAGCTTATGTCAATAGTCAATCCTTTTATGTCAGTTCTTATTTAACACATTTACAGCACTATCCTAACCATATTGCCTAGAAGTGCCATAGAATTCAAAGGTGCTTACTCCTGGGTAAGGATTACAGCCTTAACCTCTTCCCCCCCTCTTATTAAGACTGGGACACAGCCATTTAACCGAGCAATGCTCTTCAACATTGGTTTTAAAGAAGCCATGAAGGATGGTGACTGGGACTGTGTAATTTTTCATGATGTGGATCACTTACCTGAAAACGATCGAAATTATTATGGATGTGGTGAGATGCCACGACATTTCGCCGCAAAGCTGGACAAATATATGTACATGTAAGTAATGAATTCAATTAATTTGTGATTGTAGAAAATTCATTCTGAATCTCTATAGTTATAACCAATGTTTACAATTAGACAAAGCTTTGCCATTAGGAAATGGCACAACActggaaaataaatatttaagtcAGTCATTCCTCCTGCTGTCCCACAAGTATGGGTTAAATTTAGTACTACTAGACATTCCTTGAAACAGTATAAAACAGAAAAGTTAGTATATGTGTATAACAAAAGTTAAGCAGTTCATGCAGATGATCTATGGATTAAAAGGCTCATGCATTCTGTATATCTTCTATATATGACTATGGGTTTTTAAGCTTTGGCATAGAATTTGGTAATTATAAATATGGATATGGCAGTGAAAGTGTTTTGGACTGTAACTACTTTGAGGTACATCTCATATCTCAAAAGTTCAGCATTAACTTGCAAATGTGAAggttttaaaacacttttaattGACAAAATATGTACAGTTTTATTACCTAGCCCTTTACTGAGGCAGTTTCCTTTCTATGAAATTGGGCTCTCTAAGAAGTTTCCTTGTTAACCTTATTGACATGTATTGCATTGGCATAGCTATGTAGTTACGTTGTTGTGCAAATAGACTGAAAGTCACTCCCTATCATTCTTTGACAAACAACCCTCCCATAATAAAACTTGCTTACTAGATGAAATCACAAAAAACTATCTCTTCTCAGTGATGTATGCACTTCTGACTACATTTCTCCCTTACCTAAAAATCTGTTCCCATGGCTTAATCTTGCAATGGCCACGGCAGATTTAGTTTCTATCTTCTAAAGCTCCTGGTCTTTGTGATTCAGCTGCCCATTTACTCCATGGCTGTCTTTTATTCCTATGGCTCTCAGCCTACATTTTCCCTCACACCTTGCATATGTTTATTGCTCAGCTGCTTTATATCATACCTCCTTGCTCTTCTTTTCTTGCATTTGCAAGGTTGGGTTCTATAGGTGCATACCCAATATGATTTTTGCTTCCTCCCCTATGCTTTGTAAAGTAGATTCTCATGCCATATCACAACCTGCTTTTGAAAGtctctttatttttgttttaaatacatgTGAATAGGGGCTGCTCCTAAAACATCACTGCTTTCATGGAGCTAGTTGTGCCATTCTATGAATCCCAGCCCATATTTCCAAAGCTTTATTTTACACTTATATGCCTAAATCCAACCTCCTGACTGTGTGGTTAGTGTTTTCCTTGTGTGGTTTCTATGAGATGGTGTGTTTGTACACAGCTGTAAGATGATCTTATAGAAATACACTTGGCCTCTGTGTTTATTGAATTGATTTAACAAAATTGTGAAGGCTTTGATTTTAAAAGGTGTATTCATTTCTTCAAAAAGGTTAATTGTTTGTCAAATGTGGAAAGTTGtaggaagaaatattttttttttacctaaatgcactaaagaaaatgaaatttgcCTGCTGTCATTTTCAGTCTTCCATACAATGAGTTCTTTGGTGGTGTAAGTGGACTAACAATAGAACAATTCAAAAAAATCAATGGATTTCCAAATGCTTTCTGGGGATGGGGTGGAGAAGATGATGATCTCTGGAATAGGTGAGTGTTTATAGAATGTATAGGTTGATCGCCTAGATGGAAGTGACTTTCAAGTTATCTTCTGGCATTGAGATAGAAGATTTATTCAGATGTGCAGGTGCCTATTAGACACTTGTAAATTAGTATCTAACAGTCATTTAACATCATGCTAATTCCTATCACTTTAATGGCACATCAAAGCATTTTCTATTAAGTTATttgttattaaaatttatatgctgcccttcattaTAAAGCAATCTGAGGATGGGGCACAACACACAACATTCTACATACAAGGCATCCTATTAGGCA carries:
- the B4GALT6 gene encoding beta-1,4-galactosyltransferase 6 isoform X1, translating into MSLFTKALRVSNRSIFVFLFFFSFSSSCLYFIYVAPGIANTYLFMVQARGIMLKENVKTIGHMIRLYTNKNATLNGTDYPEGNNSSDNLAQTVMYLPENFTYSPSQPCPEKLPYMRGFIDVNMSEIGLDEIQKIFSKDLDIEPGGHWRPKDCKPRWKVAILIPFRNRHEHLPIFFRHLIPVLQNQRLEFAFYVVEQTGTQPFNRAMLFNIGFKEAMKDGDWDCVIFHDVDHLPENDRNYYGCGEMPRHFAAKLDKYMYILPYNEFFGGVSGLTIEQFKKINGFPNAFWGWGGEDDDLWNRVHYVGYNVSRPEGELGKYKSIPHHHRGEVQFLGRYKLLRYSRERQYIDGLNNLLYTPTVLVSKLYTNVTVNLMPELAPVQDY
- the B4GALT6 gene encoding beta-1,4-galactosyltransferase 6 isoform X2, whose translation is MSLFTKALRVSNRSIFVFLFFFSFSSSCLYFIYVAPGIANTYLFMVQARGIMLKENVKTIGHMIRLYTNKNATLNGTDYPEGNNSSDNLAQTVMYLPENFTYSPSQPCPEKLPYMRGFIDVNMSEIGLDEIQKIFSKDLDIEPGGHWRPKDCKPRWKVAILIPFRNRHEHLPIFFRHLIPVLQNQRLEFAFYVVEQTGTQPFNRAMLFNIGFKEAMKDGDWDCVIFHDVDHLPENDRNYYGCGEMPRHFAAKLDKYMYMVHYVGYNVSRPEGELGKYKSIPHHHRGEVQFLGRYKLLRYSRERQYIDGLNNLLYTPTVLVSKLYTNVTVNLMPELAPVQDY